Proteins from one Leptonema illini DSM 21528 genomic window:
- a CDS encoding SRPBCC domain-containing protein encodes MKAPLITRDGQPVATGVIEESEFIRAPVSAVFRAITTAALLDEWGAGPARFQAKAGGRFFLWDGDMEGMVVEIQAPNRLVFTLREREWKEEWRDSLVLFTLTEERGGTRITLRHSGFTDRRTLERHREGWGEYYIGPLKAFCEERHRS; translated from the coding sequence ATGAAGGCTCCTCTTATAACTCGCGACGGCCAGCCCGTAGCAACAGGTGTGATTGAAGAATCGGAATTTATTCGTGCGCCTGTTTCGGCCGTTTTCCGGGCGATTACGACAGCGGCCCTGCTGGATGAATGGGGAGCCGGTCCGGCACGCTTCCAGGCAAAGGCCGGTGGGCGTTTCTTCTTATGGGACGGAGACATGGAAGGAATGGTTGTGGAAATCCAGGCCCCGAATCGACTGGTCTTCACGCTGCGCGAGCGTGAATGGAAAGAAGAATGGCGGGATTCACTGGTACTGTTTACGTTGACCGAGGAGCGAGGCGGGACGCGCATCACCCTGCGTCATTCCGGTTTTACCGACCGTCGCACACTCGAGCGACACAGAGAAGGCTGGGGCGAATACTATATCGGACCGCTGAAGGCCTTCTGCGAAGAACGTCATCGGTCCTGA
- a CDS encoding 3'(2'),5'-bisphosphate nucleotidase CysQ — MLPVDRERKELCESLLPGLIDAIQKAAAEVQRLFLSRSFAVSEKGPGDLLTSADLASNDILHDALTKLLPDAVWISEESAQSEARQSHRFAWIVDPIDGTKEFAGGIPEYSISVGLVADGLPILGAVALPAEGLLFAGGIDVGVFELDEKERRRIQSTVTPALNEASILVSSTEFKKGVFEDAVFADLRLHPTGSVARKLALIAGGRGDANISLYPKNEWDICGGIALVLGAGGKALHLNLETQEWEAHRFNAASLLTYGLIAGSSDLVDALCKRQQEERWPVRREYGR, encoded by the coding sequence ATGTTGCCTGTAGACAGAGAACGGAAAGAGCTCTGTGAGAGTCTGCTACCCGGATTGATCGACGCCATCCAGAAGGCCGCCGCCGAAGTGCAGCGGCTTTTTCTTTCGCGCAGCTTTGCCGTAAGCGAGAAGGGCCCGGGCGATCTTTTGACTTCGGCCGACCTTGCGTCGAACGATATATTACACGATGCCTTAACGAAGCTGCTACCCGATGCCGTCTGGATCTCTGAAGAATCGGCACAGTCAGAGGCACGTCAATCCCATCGCTTTGCCTGGATCGTCGATCCCATCGACGGAACAAAGGAATTCGCCGGCGGTATTCCCGAGTATTCCATTTCAGTCGGGCTTGTTGCCGATGGCCTTCCGATCCTTGGCGCCGTTGCGCTTCCGGCTGAAGGCCTGCTCTTTGCCGGTGGAATCGATGTGGGAGTCTTTGAGCTCGACGAAAAAGAGCGAAGACGTATTCAGAGCACCGTTACGCCCGCTCTTAACGAAGCGAGCATTCTTGTAAGCAGCACGGAATTCAAGAAAGGCGTCTTTGAGGATGCCGTATTTGCAGATCTGAGATTGCATCCGACGGGAAGCGTGGCGCGAAAGCTTGCCCTGATCGCCGGTGGTCGCGGCGATGCAAACATCAGCCTGTACCCGAAAAATGAATGGGATATCTGCGGGGGAATTGCGCTCGTTCTTGGAGCGGGCGGCAAAGCCCTGCACCTGAACCTCGAAACACAGGAGTGGGAGGCACATCGCTTCAACGCTGCGTCGCTTTTAACCTATGGCCTCATTGCCGGATCGTCCGATCTGGTCGATGCTCTCTGTAAAAGGCAGCAGGAAGAGAGATGGCCGGTGCGACGTGAGTACGGTCGCTAA
- a CDS encoding LIC11625 family surface-exposed protein, producing the protein MYRFALVVLISLVLLPELALAGPKEGISAEFRAVEEGIRKRKHDPAVLQKTLEDNLVRAMRSAIRRRFYEDEKKHLEGLTPENITWEKTFSDNVYFVKFRYFIVRFDFARDPRLFIQAPLYEKFLILDEFEGDSHKNETPAKPQ; encoded by the coding sequence ATGTATCGTTTTGCATTGGTTGTTCTTATATCGCTTGTTTTACTTCCCGAGCTTGCACTCGCCGGCCCGAAAGAGGGCATTTCTGCCGAATTTCGCGCCGTCGAAGAGGGCATTCGCAAAAGGAAGCATGACCCGGCCGTCTTGCAGAAAACGCTCGAAGATAACCTTGTTCGTGCAATGCGGTCGGCCATTCGAAGGCGCTTCTACGAAGATGAGAAAAAGCATCTTGAAGGATTGACCCCCGAGAATATCACCTGGGAGAAGACGTTCTCTGATAACGTCTATTTCGTCAAATTCCGCTACTTTATCGTACGTTTTGACTTTGCCCGGGATCCGCGACTCTTTATCCAGGCCCCGCTTTATGAGAAGTTCCTGATCCTCGACGAGTTCGAAGGCGACTCTCATAAGAACGAGACTCCGGCAAAGCCTCAGTAA